The window ctcctcttctgagcattgtagttcgccagcagagcacttgatgtccacacatggggtatttccatactcagaagaaattgggttacaattttggggggtcatttactcctattaccccttgtaaaaatgtaaaatttgggggaaaagcagcattttagtgaaaaaaataataatttacacatccaactttaacgaaaagtcgtcaaacacctacgggtgttaaggctcactggaccccttgttacattccttgaggggtgtcgtttccaaaatagtatgccatgtgaggtttttttttgctgtcctgccaccatagtttctttctaaatgggacatgccccccaaaaccatttcagaaaaatttgctttccaaaagccaaatgtgactccttctcttctgagcattgtagtgcgcccgcagtgcacttgacgtccacacatggggtatttccatactcagaagagatgggattacaaattttgggggacattttctactattacctgttgtaaaaatgtaaaatttggggggaaagcatcattttagtgaaaaaaaaataatttaatttaaacatccaactttaacgaaaagtcgtcaaacacctgtggggtgttaaggctcactgaaccccttgttacgttccttgaggggtgtagtttccaaaatggcatgccatgtgttttttttttttgctgtcctgacaccataggggcttcctaaatgtgacatgccccccaaaaaccatttcagaaaaactcactctccaaaatcccattgttgctccttcccttctgagccctctactgcgcccgcagaacacttgacatacacatacgaggtatttccttactcgagagaaattgggttgcaaattttaggaagatttctctccttttaccccttgtaaaaattcaaaaactgggtttacaagaacatgcaattgtaaaaaatgaagatttagaattttctccttcactgtgctgctattcctgtgaaacatttaatgggttaacacacttactgaatgtcatttagaatattttgaggggtgcagtttttataatggggtaatttatggggtatttctaatatgaaggcccttcaaatccacttcaaaagagaactggtccctgaaaaattctgattttgaaaattttgtgaaaaattggaaaatggctgctatactttgaagccctctggtgtcttccaaaagtaaaaacatctcaactttatgatgcaaacataaagcagacatattgtatatgtgaatcaatatatcatttatttggaatgtctattttcctgataagcagagagcttcaaagttataaaaatgcaaaattttcaattttttcatgaaatttgggaatttttcaccaagaaatgatacaagtatcgatgaaattttaccactatcataaagtataataagtcacgaaaaaacaatctcggaatcagaatgaaaggtaaaagcatatcagagttattaatgcttaaagtgacaatggtcggatgtgcaaaaaacgctcttgtccttaaggggttaaggggcagGGGTGACTTCACAACCATGGCCTCCCGAACTCAGCATaaacgtcgggtgcagcaggaaaATCACTGGttctccagcggcaggacccccatgatcagacatcttatcccttatcctttttataagatgtctaggggaggaatacccctttaatcccagcTCCAACGGCTCCTTAAAGGACCTCTATCTGATCTTTGCTCCAAGATTTACTCACACTCTATTTGGACTCTCGCTACAGGAGCTCCTCTCTCACACGCTTTTCCTAATGACTGTCTCTTTCTCCCTTGGCTGCTACCACTTTCATCCAGGTAGACATACTCCTCCACTAGTTCTCACCCTGCCCTCCTCACTCACCCTTCATGTATCATTGCAGGTGAGAATCGCAAGGCAGCACCTCCATCAATGGCCCgattaagaagttaaaggggtactctggtggaaaacaattttttttttttaattctactgatgccagaatgttatacagatatgtaaatgacttctgtaaaaaaaatatataaatccttccagtacttatcagctgctgtatgcactagaggaagttgtgaagctcttttcagtctgaccacagtgctctctgctgacacctctgtccatgtcaggaactgtacggagaaggagcaaatccccatagcaaaccactcctgctctggacagttcctgacacacgttgatttaaaaaaaatgaataaataataaattgttttccactggagttcccctttaaaggtgtactccgcccctagacaacttatcccctatacaaaggatagcggataagatgtctgatcgcatgggtcccgccactggggattctctcctgcagcacccgataTAGGGGCTGGAGTAATGTTACGTCACACcccgccgcctcaatgcaagtatatgggagggggcgtggcttttgcattgagggggcgggggggtgacatcacaatgGGCGGGGCCGTAGCATCACGATATTCCGGccactgtatcgtgagtcatcagtacggagcgatcttcgctccctGCAGCTGATGACAAGCGGATGCGGCAGGaccccttgtgatcagacatcttatgccccatcctttggataggggataagatgtctaggggtggagtacccctttaaagtccagtCTTTAGTAGTCCACATCTAACTCATGTACAGTCCATGTACTCATGTacagagaggggataagatgtctgatcgcgggggtcccaccgctggggactctCTCCTGGAGCAcctgcttgtcatcagctgcAGGGAGCGAAGATTGCTCCATGCTGATGAatcacgatacaggggctggagtaatgtgatgtcacaccccgctccctcaatgcaagtatatgggagggggcgtgacttttaCCAtttcccctcccgtaggcttgcattgaggaggtgggggtgtgacatcacaatgggcgGGACTGtaacgtcacaatactctggccactgtttcgtgagtcatcagcacggagcgatcttcgctccctgcagctgatgacaagcggatgctgcaggagagattgtgggggtcctcagcggcgggaccccttgtgatcagacatcttattccctatcctttggataggggataagatgtctaggggtggagtacccctttcaggaccAGTCTTCTTTAGTAGTCCACATCTAACTCATATACCTGTCTGTTTTAAGGGACCATAATAATATCCCTCATGACTACCTTTCAGCAGCATGGTGCAAAGGACCGGAATTCCCTGGCGTCATGTTACTTACCGCACAGAAACGACAGCATATTTACATAAAACATGTGCTATTTACACAACAATAGCCCAACATAGCATGATAAGTGTAGCAAAATACAACCTAAACTACAGTACTATTTCTACATTTCAGCACAGGACGTCCCACAGTCAGAAATGGGGTAATGTACAGTCTTCTGAAAATGTGTTCACCCCTGACCAAAAATGGTGCATAGACAAATCCCCTATAAATGTTATAGGCCATCTCTCCTTGGAGTCTCTGAGTAAACCAGATACGGCGTGGAATTACAAGAGGTGTTAGCCCCCTAGAATGCCCAGAAACAATTGTAAAAATTGTGGAGAAAGTGGAAAAATCatgtgggacttaaaggggtactccattggaaaaaaaaaaaaaaaaaattctactggtgccagaaagttatacagatatgtaaatgacttctagatTTTGGtgtgaaatgagtgatgtcattgtaaagtaaaattgttagcgcaaaaaacaagccctcatatgggtctgtgggtgaaaaactgaaagcgttgtgatttttagaaggcgaggaggaaaaaacgaaagtgcaagaatgaaaaaccctgagtccttaaaggggtactccgctgctcagcatttggagcaaactgttttgaacgctggagccggcgctgggagctcgtgatgtcatagccccgccccctcataacatcacacccgccccctaaatgcaagtctatgggagggggtgtggcagtgtcatgccccctcccatagacttgcattgagggggcggggtgtgacatcatgagggggcggggctatgacgtcacaagctcccggcgcccgttccagcattctgaacaggttgttccaaacactgagctagcagagtacccctttaaggagttaatgtatctaaataattttttttttgtggggtgaGCTGTAATTTATATTGGCCCCGCTTGATTGCACCACAGTGATCCAATCAGGTAACAGTGGGGTTTCCCCATCTAACAGCTCAATTGATGTCATCTAAGGGGGTAAATAGTTGGAATTTATCTAAATATTTCAAGTGGGTGCCAGCTGTAAAACACAACTGGGACTCACCATGTATGGAACAGGATCTGTCATGACCTGTGTCGGCCCTGAGCTACATCACCTTTATATGTTCATTCCTGGTCCTACAAGCACATAGCCCAATATAGGCCGTAACATCACCAGTAGGTTAGCCTGTACGACCAGCGAGCTTAACAAGAAAGTGGCGCACTGCTGGTACAGGTGCCAAGCACCAAGCCATTGGAGTAACCATGGGGCTAGGGAATGCTACTAGTGCACCAAAATGctcatttacacttttttatctcagaccttaaaggggtactccgctaaaaacatcttatctcctatccaaaagataggagataagatgttagatcgcggggtgccactgctggggaaccccacgatctcctgGTTGGCACTGGCGGCATCAGGAACAAAGAAGATTTCAGTTTCCGCGTTCGTGGTGCcatgtcacgccccttccattcatgtctatgggagggggcatgacggctggtacatagccgtcatgccttctcccataggcatgaatggagggggcgttgcggctggCATCTCCAGTCATTGGGTAAGGaacagagttcgctctgtgcaccgaatcGGTGCCGCAGCGgaaatcgcgggagtccccagtggtggaaagggaataagatgttttcagctgagtaccccctttaactcaAAATTTGCACTAGCAACCAAAAAAATGGTAAACAGCATTGGAATCGGCATCATACTGAACAAGTAGGTTAGTGTGACTGCTGACAAATTTCTTTAACCAAGTAATTTTTTGGGTGTTCCACAAAGTCAAATCAACTGAAAAATAATAGCCCCTTCTAGGCTATGCCACGAACAAGTGgagttttcaaaatagggtcatGTCTGGGTGTCTTCTACTGAGATGGCAAAAGTAGGTGGTACTATGGCGCGTGGTACGCGAGGATCAAGGTAACCTAACAAGGGTGATAGAAATCCTGGCGCTCAACGTTTCTTCAGAAGCACGTGTTCCGACTCGTAATGGCCATTGTCAACTGCAACAAAGTTGCAGTTGACAAAGGCCAGTGCGAGACGGAACGGGTGCTGTTAAATGCAGTTGTATGCAGTTTATGTCTGAAAAACCTAAAGCTTCTGAAGAAACGTTGAGCGCCGGGATTTCTATCACCCTTCTAAAccagtcaccccagtagtaaggagaatacatgaggagggggtgtgttacagtgtgtcacccctgtagtaaggagattacatgaggaggaggtatgttacagtgtgtcaccccagtagtaaggagattacatgaggaggaggtttgttacagtgtgtcaccccagtagtaaggagattacatgaggaggaggtttgttacagtgtgtcaccccagtagtaaggagattacatgaggaagagggttgttacagtgtgtcccccccccagtagtaaggagattagatgaggagggggtttgttacagtgtgtcacctcagtagtaaggagattacatgaggaagagggttgttacagtgtgtcaccacagtagtaaggagattacatgaggaggaggtttgttacagtgtgtctccccagtagtaagttggtacatgaggaggaggtttgttacagtgtgtcaccccagtaataaggagattacatgaggaagagggttgttacagtgtgtcaccacagtagtaaggagattacatgaggaggaggtttgttacagtgtgtctccccagtagtaagttggtacatgaggagtaggtttgttacagtgtatcaccccagtagtaaggagattacatgaggaggaggtttgttacagtgtgtcaccacagtagtaaggagattacatgaggaggaggtttgttacagtgtgtctccccagtagtaaggtaatcacatgaggaggaggtttgttacagtgtgtcatcccagtagtaaggagattacatgagggggaggtttgttacagtgtgtcgctccagtagtaaggtggggtgtgtcaaagggtggagccaatgggtggggtcaaggggcggcaaaattagctttcacctagggtggcaaaaatccttgcaccagtccaggggccagataaaaaaaaatagtgatatAATTGGTCAGAGACAAATGATTTTTGGCTGTTGGAATCCTAAAACAAGTCAACGAATCGGCAGATCACCTACTGTACAGTAAGTATCTCATTTCATATTAGACATTGATGCCTTTGACCTTAAGTAGGACTTGAGACAAGATTTCATCTCCCGATTCCTCAAGGTGTAAATGATGGGGTTTAACAATGGGGTCCCGATGGTGTATAACAGAGAGAGGACCTTGTTCAGAGTCACAGAATACTGCTGAGAAGGAACCAGATATATGATGAAGATTGTCCCAAAATAGGTGCAAACCGAAGCCAAATGTGAGCTGCAAGTGGAGAAGGTCTTCTGTCTCCCTGTTTTGGTGGAAATCTTCAATATGGTGATGAAGATGGAGACATAACTCACAATAATCAACACGAAAGGGAAAAGACTGAAGGCAATTGTTATGAGGATGGTCTCCGTCTGCACCAGGAAGGTGTCCGAGGAAGACAATTGGATAAGCGGAGCAAGATCGCAAAAAAGATGGTCAATGGTGTTAAAGCCACAAAACTGCAAGTTACAAATGGAAACTGTGGTGATGATCATCACTATGAAGCCGGAGAGCCAAGACCACAAGGCCAGGTGGTTCTGCATCTTCCCGTTCATAATGGTGGAATATCTCAAGGGGTTGCATATGGCCAGATACCTGTCATACGCCATGACCGTAAGAAGAAGACACTCGGTACATCCAGTAGATGCCCCTAAATAGAACTGGGCAATGCACCCATAGAAGGACATGAGACCGCCACTCCCCTTCAAAACGTGCAACATGTTGGGCATGATAATGGTGGTAAAAAGGATTTCGCAGAAGGATAAGTTACCAAG is drawn from Hyla sarda isolate aHylSar1 chromosome 4, aHylSar1.hap1, whole genome shotgun sequence and contains these coding sequences:
- the LOC130366660 gene encoding olfactory receptor 10A7-like, with protein sequence MCEQNRTMVMELVLLGFRNIHPLKNFIFVLFLILYLTALIGNSLIIGVIATSPRLNSPMYFFLGNLSFCEILFTTIIMPNMLHVLKGSGGLMSFYGCIAQFYLGASTGCTECLLLTVMAYDRYLAICNPLRYSTIMNGKMQNHLALWSWLSGFIVMIITTVSICNLQFCGFNTIDHLFCDLAPLIQLSSSDTFLVQTETILITIAFSLFPFVLIIVSYVSIFITILKISTKTGRQKTFSTCSSHLASVCTYFGTIFIIYLVPSQQYSVTLNKVLSLLYTIGTPLLNPIIYTLRNREMKSCLKSYLRSKASMSNMK